The following are from one region of the Littorina saxatilis isolate snail1 linkage group LG2, US_GU_Lsax_2.0, whole genome shotgun sequence genome:
- the LOC138958443 gene encoding uncharacterized protein isoform X1, protein MSRGVRDLRDLVCVSRLTYRDSDEEDEIWSDEEVVKRDLSGLQLSDGSTSPASRSSSAGTNPPVRLRSSDSVFVTNGSPVDKSDSTVTVSLEDAAELSSGSSSSTVKSKSKSKPSKRKRKKKAMQLMPQQFELPKSAVLPPVSVDRFLFAQEPSPPDSRYRAVGASVGAGDGQTKRGDFDPMLAYMDATIVAEWLTRSNTALEDLTTYCNQGDNFVQFAHFWLLDFPETQKQEIYEMEYEILVEEVGLAFAVGKESRKVVRRDVTDLVSALFREYPTKLFSSRGSVLFLDHLDILTSERAERYKKLLSDVRCSTKNRQYAQWLLATRSFALVNMWGAVINFYRNMLGQHGIPPGLPVPVLGSSGDNVYQRRLAQAVRLGFPDVVHYLISGGHVDVTKSDVHGRSLLFSAIMHNQPKVVHYLVTRVTSALDVNQASDTGNTPLHAASNTGNTEIVKVLCHSPEISVNCLNLQCENATPLHLAVMHGHGKVVEVLVAAGADPTLKMGDLSAIDIARDFNHSDLLPLLQS, encoded by the exons ATGAGCCGAGGTGTGCGTGACCTTCGAGACCTGGTCTGTGTTTCACGTCTGACTTACCGTGACAGTGATGAAGAGGATGAAATATGGAGTGATGAGGAGGTTGTGAAACGAGATCTCAGTGGCTTGCAACTGAGTGATGGTAGCACCAGTCCAGCTAGCCGCTCCAGTTCTGCTGGAACCAACCCACCTGTTCGTCTCCGCTCTTCAGACTCTGTGTTTGTCACCAACGGCTCACCTGTagacaagtcagacagcacTGTGACGGTGAGTCTGGAAGATGCGGCAGAACTGTCCTCCGGTAGCAGTAGTAGTACGGTGAAATCCAAATCTAAATCAAAACCCAGCAAGAGGAAGCGTAAGaagaaagctatgcagctgatgCCCCAGCAGTTTGAATTGCCCAAGTCTGCAGTCTTACCTCCAGTTTCTGTAGATAGGTTCTTGTTCGCACAAGAACCTTCACCGCCAGACTCTCGTTACAGGGCAGTTGGTGCTAGCGTTGGTGCTGGTGATGGTCAGACAAAACGGGGAGACTTTGACCCCATGCTGGCATACATGGACGCTACCATTGTGGCAGAATGGCTCACGCGCTCCAACACAGCCCTGGAGGATCTGACCACGTACTGCAACCAGGGCGACAACTTTGTGCAATTTGCCCACTTCTGGCTGTTGGACTTCCCTGAGACTCAGAAACAGGAAATCTATGAAATGGAGTACGAGATTCTGGTGGAGGAGGTGGGCCTTGCCTTTGCTGTGGGCAAGGAGTCGAGGAAAGTGGTGAGGAGAGACGTGACGGACCTTGTGTCCGCTCTTTTCAGAGAGTACCCCACAAAACTCTTCAGCTCCAGGGGTTCCGTTCTCTTCCTCGACCACCTGGACATTCTCACTTCAGAACGTGCTGAGCGGTACAAGAAGCTTTTATCAGATGTACGCTGTTCCACTAAGAATCGACAGTACGCCCAGTGGTTGCTGGCCACAAGGTCGTTTGCGTTGGTCAACATGTGGGGTGCCGTCATCAACTTCTACCGTAACATGTTGGGTCAGCATGGCATCCCTCCTGGTCTACCTGTACCCGTTCTGGGCTCATCTGGGGATAATGTTTACCAGCGACGTTTGGCCCAGGCTGTCAG GCTAGGTTTTCCAGATGTAGTTCATTACTTGATCAGCGGAGGCCATGTAGATGTGACAAAGTCTGACGTGCATGGCCGATCATTGCTCTTCTCTGCCATCATGCATAACCAGCCAAAGGTTGTTCACTATCTAGTCACCAGA GTCACGTCCGCTTTGGATGTAAACCAGGCCTCTGATACCGGCAACACCCCATTGCACGCAGCTTCTAACACCGGCAACACAGAGATTGTGAAAGTGCTGTGCCATAGTCCGGAGATCAGCGTCAACTGCCTCAACCTTCAGTGTGAAAATGCCACCCCTCTGCATCTGGCAGTCATGCATG ggcaTGGAAAGGTAGTAGAGGTGCTGGTTGCGGCAGGGGCAGACCCTACTCTAAAGATGGGGGACCTTTCAGCAATAGACATTGCCAGAGACTTTAACCATTCTGATCTACTTCCTTTACTCCAGTCTTGA
- the LOC138958443 gene encoding uncharacterized protein isoform X2, whose translation MSRGVRDLRDLVCVSRLTYRDSDEEDEIWSDEEVVKRDLSGLQLSDGSTSPASRSSSAGTNPPVRLRSSDSVFVTNGSPVDKSDSTVTVSLEDAAELSSGSSSSTVKSKSKSKPSKRKRKKKAMQLMPQQFELPKSAVLPPVSVDRFLFAQEPSPPDSRYRAVGASVGAGDGQTKRGDFDPMLAYMDATIVAEWLTRSNTALEDLTTYCNQGDNFVQFAHFWLLDFPETQKQEIYEMEYEILVEEVGLAFAVGKESRKVVRRDVTDLVSALFREYPTKLFSSRGSVLFLDHLDILTSERAERYKKLLSDVRCSTKNRQYAQWLLATRSFALVNMWGAVINFYRNMLGQHGIPPGLPVPVLGSSGDNVYQRRLAQAVRLGFPDVVHYLISGGHVDVTKSDVHGRSLLFSAIMHNQPKVVHYLVTRGMER comes from the exons ATGAGCCGAGGTGTGCGTGACCTTCGAGACCTGGTCTGTGTTTCACGTCTGACTTACCGTGACAGTGATGAAGAGGATGAAATATGGAGTGATGAGGAGGTTGTGAAACGAGATCTCAGTGGCTTGCAACTGAGTGATGGTAGCACCAGTCCAGCTAGCCGCTCCAGTTCTGCTGGAACCAACCCACCTGTTCGTCTCCGCTCTTCAGACTCTGTGTTTGTCACCAACGGCTCACCTGTagacaagtcagacagcacTGTGACGGTGAGTCTGGAAGATGCGGCAGAACTGTCCTCCGGTAGCAGTAGTAGTACGGTGAAATCCAAATCTAAATCAAAACCCAGCAAGAGGAAGCGTAAGaagaaagctatgcagctgatgCCCCAGCAGTTTGAATTGCCCAAGTCTGCAGTCTTACCTCCAGTTTCTGTAGATAGGTTCTTGTTCGCACAAGAACCTTCACCGCCAGACTCTCGTTACAGGGCAGTTGGTGCTAGCGTTGGTGCTGGTGATGGTCAGACAAAACGGGGAGACTTTGACCCCATGCTGGCATACATGGACGCTACCATTGTGGCAGAATGGCTCACGCGCTCCAACACAGCCCTGGAGGATCTGACCACGTACTGCAACCAGGGCGACAACTTTGTGCAATTTGCCCACTTCTGGCTGTTGGACTTCCCTGAGACTCAGAAACAGGAAATCTATGAAATGGAGTACGAGATTCTGGTGGAGGAGGTGGGCCTTGCCTTTGCTGTGGGCAAGGAGTCGAGGAAAGTGGTGAGGAGAGACGTGACGGACCTTGTGTCCGCTCTTTTCAGAGAGTACCCCACAAAACTCTTCAGCTCCAGGGGTTCCGTTCTCTTCCTCGACCACCTGGACATTCTCACTTCAGAACGTGCTGAGCGGTACAAGAAGCTTTTATCAGATGTACGCTGTTCCACTAAGAATCGACAGTACGCCCAGTGGTTGCTGGCCACAAGGTCGTTTGCGTTGGTCAACATGTGGGGTGCCGTCATCAACTTCTACCGTAACATGTTGGGTCAGCATGGCATCCCTCCTGGTCTACCTGTACCCGTTCTGGGCTCATCTGGGGATAATGTTTACCAGCGACGTTTGGCCCAGGCTGTCAG GCTAGGTTTTCCAGATGTAGTTCATTACTTGATCAGCGGAGGCCATGTAGATGTGACAAAGTCTGACGTGCATGGCCGATCATTGCTCTTCTCTGCCATCATGCATAACCAGCCAAAGGTTGTTCACTATCTAGTCACCAGA ggcaTGGAAAGGTAG
- the LOC138958446 gene encoding uncharacterized protein isoform X1 encodes MIMNVLHEVTVVAVVLCLTMTGAQPQTRESRSHRDHAPSRRNRRTVNNLQDNSLQDLLGFFSGQGHTLGDTADYMHYTPSTPAPADINCYVEVPTTERTGGRCIQLGLRGRARNRPWACQAGVHLAFSADCPNQSGRGRRTGRGG; translated from the exons ATGATCATGAACGTGCTGCACGAGGTAACGGTGGTGGCCGTGGTGCTGTGTCTCACGATGACCGGAGCCCAACCGCAGACCAGGGAGTCCAGGAGTCACCGAGACCACGCTCCTTCAAGGAGGAATCGCCGCACGGTCAATAAC TTGCAGGACAATTCTTTACAGGATCTTCTTGGCTTTTTTTCGGGCCAGGGTCACACCCTGGGAGACACGGCGGACTACATGCACTACACGCCATCTACTCCGGCCCCGGCGGATATCAACTGCTACGTCGAGGTACCGACG aCGGAGAGGACAGGAGGTCGCTGCATTCAGCTGGGATTGCGGGGCCGCGCTCGCAACAGACCGTGGGCGTGTCAGGCTGGCGTCCACCTCGCCTTCAGCGCGGACTGTCCCAACCAGAGTGGGCGTGGCAGGAGAACTGGGCGTGGTGGCTAA
- the LOC138958446 gene encoding uncharacterized protein isoform X2, with protein MIMNVLHEVTVVAVVLCLTMTGAQPQTRESRSHRDHAPSRRNRRTVNNDLLGFFSGQGHTLGDTADYMHYTPSTPAPADINCYVEVPTTERTGGRCIQLGLRGRARNRPWACQAGVHLAFSADCPNQSGRGRRTGRGG; from the exons ATGATCATGAACGTGCTGCACGAGGTAACGGTGGTGGCCGTGGTGCTGTGTCTCACGATGACCGGAGCCCAACCGCAGACCAGGGAGTCCAGGAGTCACCGAGACCACGCTCCTTCAAGGAGGAATCGCCGCACGGTCAATAAC GATCTTCTTGGCTTTTTTTCGGGCCAGGGTCACACCCTGGGAGACACGGCGGACTACATGCACTACACGCCATCTACTCCGGCCCCGGCGGATATCAACTGCTACGTCGAGGTACCGACG aCGGAGAGGACAGGAGGTCGCTGCATTCAGCTGGGATTGCGGGGCCGCGCTCGCAACAGACCGTGGGCGTGTCAGGCTGGCGTCCACCTCGCCTTCAGCGCGGACTGTCCCAACCAGAGTGGGCGTGGCAGGAGAACTGGGCGTGGTGGCTAA
- the LOC138958446 gene encoding uncharacterized protein isoform X3 encodes MIMNVLHEVTVVAVVLCLTMTGAQPQTRESRSHRDHAPSRRNRRTVNNGHTLGDTADYMHYTPSTPAPADINCYVEVPTTERTGGRCIQLGLRGRARNRPWACQAGVHLAFSADCPNQSGRGRRTGRGG; translated from the exons ATGATCATGAACGTGCTGCACGAGGTAACGGTGGTGGCCGTGGTGCTGTGTCTCACGATGACCGGAGCCCAACCGCAGACCAGGGAGTCCAGGAGTCACCGAGACCACGCTCCTTCAAGGAGGAATCGCCGCACGGTCAATAAC GGTCACACCCTGGGAGACACGGCGGACTACATGCACTACACGCCATCTACTCCGGCCCCGGCGGATATCAACTGCTACGTCGAGGTACCGACG aCGGAGAGGACAGGAGGTCGCTGCATTCAGCTGGGATTGCGGGGCCGCGCTCGCAACAGACCGTGGGCGTGTCAGGCTGGCGTCCACCTCGCCTTCAGCGCGGACTGTCCCAACCAGAGTGGGCGTGGCAGGAGAACTGGGCGTGGTGGCTAA